A DNA window from Deinococcus multiflagellatus contains the following coding sequences:
- the ybeY gene encoding rRNA maturation RNase YbeY: MIDLIVRKTPPAGLRTALRASLDAVMGHFGVQEREVTVVLVGDRTIRALKREHWGEDAATDVLSFPTWEPGDPFMPPHLGDIVISLDTAARQAEARGHSLTREVALLASHGLTHLVGHDHPHAEGLGFEEGATGEDWAVFHGAWDAARSALPAGV; this comes from the coding sequence GTGATTGACCTGATCGTGCGCAAGACCCCGCCGGCGGGCCTGCGAACGGCCCTGCGGGCCAGCCTGGACGCCGTGATGGGCCATTTTGGGGTGCAGGAGCGCGAGGTCACGGTGGTGCTGGTGGGCGACCGCACCATCCGCGCCCTGAAACGCGAGCACTGGGGCGAGGACGCCGCCACCGACGTGCTGAGTTTTCCCACCTGGGAGCCCGGTGACCCCTTCATGCCGCCGCACCTGGGCGACATTGTGATCAGCCTGGACACCGCCGCGCGGCAGGCGGAGGCCCGCGGGCACAGCCTGACGAGAGAAGTGGCGCTGCTGGCCAGCCACGGCCTGACCCATCTGGTGGGACACGACCACCCCCACGCCGAGGGCCTGGGCTTTGAAGAAGGTGCCACGGGCGAGGACTGGGCGGTGTTTCACGGCGCCTGGGACGCGGCGCGCTCGGCCCTGCCTGCGGGTGTCTGA
- the aroE gene encoding shikimate dehydrogenase, giving the protein MNVPDAAAPLHAYLFADPAAHSLSPRMHAAAFHAAGLGGTYEARRVPAAELGAALASLRAPGVLGANLSLPHKEAALPLLDDLSAAARAIGAVNTVVHRDGRLHGDNTDAPGLLAALDDAGFDWTPGAQAVVLGAGGAARAAVYAALVLGEQKVWVVNRTPARAQALAQSFPAPDRPVAAAPAADVPWAEISLVINASSAGLDAPDQTPLDAAFLARLPAHALVYDMVYKPRDTRLMRDARALGLKAENGLGMLAHQARLAFAQWTGAEVPVSVFVEALGADGVPA; this is encoded by the coding sequence GTGAACGTGCCGGACGCCGCCGCCCCTTTGCACGCCTACCTGTTTGCTGACCCCGCCGCCCATTCGCTCTCGCCCCGGATGCACGCCGCTGCCTTCCACGCGGCGGGGCTGGGCGGCACCTACGAGGCCCGGCGGGTCCCGGCGGCCGAGTTGGGCGCGGCCTTGGCCTCGCTGCGGGCCCCGGGCGTGCTGGGGGCCAACCTCAGCCTGCCGCACAAGGAAGCGGCGCTGCCCCTGCTGGACGACCTGAGCGCGGCGGCGCGGGCCATTGGCGCGGTGAACACGGTGGTGCACCGCGACGGGCGCCTGCACGGCGACAACACCGACGCCCCAGGGCTGCTGGCCGCACTGGACGACGCGGGCTTTGACTGGACACCGGGCGCGCAGGCAGTGGTGCTGGGGGCGGGCGGCGCGGCGCGGGCAGCGGTGTATGCGGCCCTGGTGCTGGGCGAACAGAAGGTCTGGGTGGTGAACCGCACCCCGGCGCGGGCCCAGGCGCTGGCCCAGAGCTTTCCGGCGCCTGACCGCCCGGTGGCCGCCGCCCCCGCCGCCGACGTGCCCTGGGCCGAGATCTCGCTGGTGATCAACGCCAGCAGCGCGGGCCTGGACGCCCCGGACCAGACGCCGCTGGACGCCGCCTTTCTGGCCCGGCTGCCCGCTCACGCCCTGGTGTACGACATGGTGTACAAGCCCCGCGATACCCGCCTGATGCGCGACGCCCGCGCCCTGGGCCTGAAAGCCGAAAACGGCCTGGGCATGCTGGCCCACCAGGCGCGGCTGGCTTTTGCGCAGTGGACGGGGGCCGAGGTGCCCGTGTCGGTCTTTGTGGAGGCCCTGGGCGCGGACGGAGTGCCGGCATGA
- a CDS encoding CHASE domain-containing protein → MNALRRASAPVMVMALVLILTMVMALVTWVFTREQQRSRFERETDVYTQALRDRVLVYERLLEATRADWQARGRPVSEAVFARYVQGVDLPGRYPGVQAVGYAAWVPVGATGALQAQLQAAGAPDARVRPAQTAQANRAVIALIGPSNAQNLAALGYDMYSEPVRRAGFDGARAQGRAQATAVAQLVQRDEQGRRLRGFLIMLPVWRDPERRADLQGFLYVAVRADRFLQDLTPLQGGRLLVDVRLAGQPLSAAPPDLRGQSFRARNTQALVGQNWEMRFGAGPGFGRDLAAFIPALVALTGFLIAGCSFLLVKAQVDARARAEGLNVSLAQARVRQEQARAEFEAIFHAMQDAAAFTDTEGRIRMVNPALSAQFGVSADTLAGQRLSALHADRRLDSRATFQALTTPYVRGDGTQFYGETQRSEVRDPGGERLGLLEVIRDVTDRVAAERALQAEERRSRSVLNAIPHIVRVSEPSGEVSFVNQQHLSALGAGDLGEHLHPEDRAPYTEMWRGAVASEQGAQTEARLRLPGGERWFVLKVAPISDDGGRVTGWVTTATDIHDRLQAERLAQRNEERYRGVIEGMPQIVWLADPSGQALYFNRQWNAYVGEAQADAGFVQLLHPDDREDYARRWATALRAARPFEAEHRLRGEGGTYRTFVTRGLPVRGAEGRVIEWVGTSTDVDDSVYAENAARLLADVTEQLTARSEEGAQLPTDRYRAALTRLGRFVDSGALWTVRPTRLLAASSSGAMWLSPAFEAFAAQATEQVLATEDPLFTDRDPALLRAGATGALFYPLMGRGGQLEGVLGLLYRQPITNRDSDLAQELAQRFGSALSNDRLQERVLAAQADLQQLNQSLEERVAQRTLELEAANRELEAFSYSVSHDLRTPLRHIVGFADLLTKEVGEGLSPKGGRYLGVIRESAGRMSQLIDDLLSFSRMGRQELRRVPVNLRDLVLGSWKALEPDRQGREVVLDVPGVMPVVHGDEALLELVFTNLLSNALKYTRGRDVARIWVSAQTQGDQVTIAVRDNGVGFDPRYVDKLFGVFQRLHRAEEFEGIGIGLANVRRIVTRHGGTVSADAQPGEGATFTVTLPLGAGA, encoded by the coding sequence ATGAACGCCCTGCGCCGCGCCTCGGCCCCAGTGATGGTCATGGCGCTGGTGTTGATCCTGACCATGGTGATGGCGCTGGTGACGTGGGTGTTTACCCGCGAGCAGCAGCGCAGCCGCTTTGAGCGCGAAACGGATGTCTACACCCAGGCCCTGCGTGACCGCGTGCTGGTCTATGAGCGGCTGCTCGAAGCCACCCGCGCCGACTGGCAGGCCCGTGGGCGGCCGGTCAGCGAAGCGGTGTTCGCCCGCTACGTGCAGGGTGTGGACCTGCCGGGGCGCTACCCCGGGGTGCAGGCGGTGGGCTACGCGGCGTGGGTGCCGGTGGGGGCCACCGGCGCGCTGCAGGCGCAGTTGCAGGCGGCCGGGGCGCCCGACGCCCGGGTGCGCCCCGCCCAGACGGCGCAGGCCAACCGGGCGGTGATTGCGCTGATCGGGCCGTCGAATGCCCAGAACCTCGCGGCGCTGGGCTACGACATGTACAGCGAGCCGGTGCGCCGCGCGGGCTTTGACGGCGCGCGGGCCCAGGGCCGCGCCCAGGCCACGGCCGTGGCGCAACTCGTGCAGCGCGACGAGCAGGGCCGGCGGCTGCGCGGCTTTCTGATCATGCTGCCGGTGTGGCGCGACCCCGAGCGGCGCGCCGACTTGCAGGGGTTTTTGTACGTGGCGGTGCGCGCAGACCGCTTCTTGCAGGACCTCACCCCACTGCAGGGCGGGCGCCTGCTGGTGGACGTGCGCCTCGCCGGACAGCCGCTGAGCGCCGCGCCCCCGGACCTGCGCGGCCAGAGCTTCCGCGCCCGGAACACGCAGGCGCTGGTGGGCCAGAACTGGGAAATGCGCTTTGGGGCTGGGCCGGGGTTCGGGCGCGATCTGGCGGCTTTTATTCCGGCCCTGGTGGCGCTGACGGGGTTTCTCATTGCCGGGTGTTCCTTTCTGCTGGTCAAGGCGCAGGTGGACGCCCGCGCCCGCGCCGAGGGCCTGAATGTCTCGCTGGCCCAGGCCCGCGTCCGCCAGGAGCAGGCCCGCGCCGAGTTCGAGGCCATCTTTCATGCCATGCAGGACGCGGCGGCCTTTACCGACACCGAGGGCCGCATCCGCATGGTGAACCCGGCCCTCAGTGCCCAGTTCGGCGTGTCGGCCGACACCTTGGCGGGCCAGCGGCTCTCGGCGCTGCATGCCGACCGGCGCCTGGACAGCCGCGCCACCTTTCAGGCGCTGACCACCCCCTACGTGCGGGGGGACGGCACGCAGTTTTACGGCGAAACCCAGCGCTCTGAGGTGCGTGACCCCGGCGGCGAGCGCCTGGGCCTGCTGGAAGTGATCCGCGACGTGACAGACCGCGTGGCGGCCGAGCGCGCCCTGCAGGCCGAGGAGCGGCGCTCGCGCAGCGTGCTCAACGCCATTCCGCATATCGTGCGCGTGAGTGAACCCAGCGGCGAGGTGAGTTTTGTCAACCAGCAGCACCTCAGTGCCCTGGGGGCGGGCGACCTGGGCGAGCACCTGCACCCCGAGGACCGCGCCCCCTACACCGAGATGTGGCGCGGGGCGGTGGCCAGCGAACAGGGCGCGCAAACCGAGGCCCGGCTGCGCCTGCCGGGCGGTGAGCGCTGGTTTGTGCTGAAGGTGGCGCCCATTTCGGATGACGGCGGGCGGGTGACCGGCTGGGTGACCACCGCCACCGACATCCACGACCGCCTGCAGGCCGAGCGCCTCGCGCAGCGCAACGAGGAGCGTTACCGGGGCGTGATTGAGGGCATGCCGCAGATCGTGTGGCTGGCCGACCCTTCCGGGCAGGCGCTGTACTTCAACCGCCAGTGGAACGCCTACGTGGGCGAGGCGCAGGCCGACGCCGGCTTTGTGCAGTTGCTGCACCCTGATGACCGCGAGGACTACGCCCGGCGCTGGGCCACCGCGCTGCGCGCCGCGCGGCCGTTTGAAGCTGAACACCGCCTGCGCGGCGAGGGCGGCACCTACCGCACCTTTGTCACGCGCGGCCTGCCGGTGCGGGGCGCCGAGGGCCGCGTGATCGAGTGGGTGGGTACCAGCACCGATGTGGACGACTCGGTGTATGCCGAGAACGCCGCGCGGCTGCTGGCCGACGTGACCGAGCAGCTCACCGCCCGCAGCGAGGAAGGCGCGCAGCTGCCCACCGACCGCTACCGCGCGGCCCTCACGCGCCTGGGCCGCTTTGTGGACAGCGGCGCCCTGTGGACCGTGCGCCCCACCCGGTTGCTGGCGGCGTCCTCGTCGGGGGCGATGTGGCTGTCGCCCGCCTTTGAGGCGTTTGCGGCCCAGGCCACCGAGCAGGTGCTGGCCACCGAAGACCCGCTGTTTACCGACCGCGACCCGGCGCTGCTGCGGGCCGGCGCCACGGGCGCGCTGTTCTATCCCCTCATGGGGCGCGGCGGGCAGCTTGAAGGCGTGCTGGGGCTGCTGTACCGCCAGCCCATCACGAACCGCGACTCGGATCTGGCCCAGGAACTCGCGCAGCGCTTTGGCTCGGCCCTCAGCAATGACCGCCTGCAGGAACGGGTGCTTGCGGCGCAGGCGGACCTGCAGCAGCTCAACCAGTCCCTTGAAGAGCGCGTGGCCCAGCGCACCCTGGAACTGGAGGCGGCCAACCGCGAACTTGAAGCCTTCAGTTACTCGGTCAGCCACGACCTGCGCACGCCGCTGCGGCACATCGTGGGCTTTGCCGACCTGCTCACCAAGGAGGTGGGTGAGGGCCTGAGCCCCAAGGGCGGGCGCTACCTGGGCGTGATCCGCGAGTCGGCCGGGCGCATGAGCCAGCTGATTGACGACCTGCTGAGTTTCTCCCGCATGGGCCGTCAGGAGTTGCGCCGCGTGCCGGTGAACCTGCGCGACCTCGTGCTGGGCAGCTGGAAGGCCCTGGAGCCTGACCGCCAGGGCCGCGAGGTGGTCCTGGACGTGCCCGGCGTGATGCCCGTGGTGCACGGCGACGAGGCGCTGCTGGAGCTGGTCTTTACCAACCTGCTGTCCAACGCCCTGAAATACACCCGGGGCCGCGACGTGGCGCGCATCTGGGTCTCGGCCCAGACGCAGGGCGACCAGGTGACCATTGCGGTCCGTGACAACGGCGTGGGCTTCGATCCCCGCTACGTGGATAAACTGTTTGGCGTGTTCCAACGTCTGCACCGCGCCGAAGAATTTG